From the genome of Lutra lutra chromosome 8, mLutLut1.2, whole genome shotgun sequence:
ATAAGTAGGTTGggagaattcatttatttttctaaaccatTTTGAAATTCTTGGATGAAAGGCTCTGTATAGAGCAAATGAAAGGCTCTATATAGAGCAAATTTTCTCCTGTCTCCTCTGAGACAGGAGAAAATAGGCACCTTAGGGTGGGAAGGTTGGTTTATTTTTTGGAATTCttttataaattgcttttatTGAATTTGAAAAGGATATCAGAAGCTCCTAAGAATATGGTGAActataaaaggaaatgtttttgtttttggaactcGGAATTAGCTGGGTGTTTTCATCTAAGATTTAAAACATACTGAAATAGTTTAAATGGTCAAACTTGGGGAGGAAAATATGGTCCTGTGGTGATCCTGGGgcccacttttgtttttcttttctcttgcttcttcttTATTTCAGAGAAGAGTTAAGGTTGACTTTCTGAAAAgcattaaacttttattttcagtgtgttGGATCTACTTTTTTCCCACTAATCTGTGAAATCAATCTTTTGTGCCAAATAACTTGCAGTAGGTGCTGGAACAAAGTTTCTCATGTATATTCCTTTACATATGGCAGTGTGTGTACTCAAATGTATCCTTGTGAAAACAGCTTTGCTTTGAAGATTTAAAACCAGATTCTTGATTCAGAAAGGTTCAGTCTGATACAGCAGGATAATATATATGCATGAATAACCATAATGCCTGgtgtttttggaaaataaatgtttttttcctccGAATTTTAcctctatttaaaattatgataggggcccctgggttggctcagtcatttgagcttccagctcttgatttgggctcaggttgtgatctcagccttgtgggatggatccctgcatggggctcagtgtggagtctggttgtccctctccctctgctcctctctctctctctctcaaataaataatcttaaaaaaaaattgtggtaggtgaagaataatataaaaagttTAGAGAAATTGAATACTAGGTTTTGCTGTACATGCATTTGTAAGAAACTTTCTGctaaagacaaggaaaaatgAACTAGTTTAGATTCATAAGAAGGAATATAGGGCTAATTTACTTCCTGGTGCCTTGAAACCCAGGTTGACAGGTACAGTGTGGTGTTCTGGCTGTGGTGTCCTCTGCCCTATTAAAGGGGCACCTGTTGAAGTGAAAAGCTTGTGGGTTGAGAGtgcacttttttttgttttctttaaaaacaaaatgtatttcttattgttACATATACTTTGCTGCTTGTGAGACTGATGAGCTAAGCCCTTTGTTCCAACTGTACTGAATTTCCAGTGAACTAGTGGGTGAATTTTCCAGTGTAGTCTCTTGATTCACAGCATTTGCTTTCATATCCTTATATCagattgcttttaaaatcttcgtagctttggggtgcctgggtggctcagtgggttaagcctctgccttcagctcaggtcatgatctcggtcctgggatcgagccccgcatcgggctctctgttcggcggtgagcctgcttcctcctctctctacctgcctctctgcctacttgtgatctctctctctctgtcaaataaataaataaaatccttaaaaacaaaagaaaaaaatatcttcgTAGCTTTAATCACCTTTCAGGGTTCAGATTTATCTCCATTGGGAGATTGTGGCCTTTACCCTTTGGCAGGTTTCCAGATAAACTGCTCTTTTGCAGAGCCTGAACCCACTTTATTCTTCCACCCTTGGGTGGTGGAGAACCGAGGTCACTTGGGTAATCCCGGACAGTCCCCCACCTTTGCCCCTGGGCTGACTCAGATGCTCACTTGCCTGGCGTCTGCCTCCTCTCTTGGCTGGAAGGGGTCTGGCTTTTGAGGGCCCGGAAGGTATTTATTTACTAATGTGCATTTGTATAATGAATGTATTCCAGACAGCAGCTTGCAATTGAGCGCTGAGAATCCGGCCTATTTGTGGTGGACGTTCTGCAACTCCTGATTTTTGGCTTAATAGGCAGTTTACAACATAGCCAGACTTAGTTTCCAAAAAGACAGAACCCCAGAGACCCTACCTTTTAATCCTAGTAAGAACGAAAAACCTAGATTGACCTGACTGCATTATGTGACAGCAAATGTTTTAAAGTGCAGAACCTTTAGCGCCTAACCCGCCTCCCCCCATAGAGTTTTTGCATAAGATTTTCTGGGCGTTTCTTTGAAAGCTAGAGAACACTGTCAGTAATTGCTAAAATAATGGCTGTCGCTTGAGCAGGTATTATTCCAGGGTGGAGAGGGGGCCTATTATTGCGCGCATTCTGTGCGCCGCAGCGAGCTGGTTGCCAACGCGCTGGGTCTGGGCTCCGCGGGGCGGGGCCTCTGGGAGGCGGAGCGAGCTGGGGCGGGGCCTCCGGGCCGTCGCCAGTGCGCATGGGCCGACATCCTCCGCTCCGATAGACCCCCTTCAGTTTCCGCTGTTGTCGAAAAACGTTGTGAAGGCCGTTAGCAGAGTGTCCCCTGAGAGCGCCGGTCGCGGAAATGTCTGATGAGAAAGGTTCCCTCGGGGGAGGtgtagagaaaggagaggagcccGTGGGGACCATCGCTGCTAGTGCGTACTCTGTGAAGCAGGCGGATGATGGGGAGGAGCCCATGAAGGTGGGAGTGGCGGTGGGGGCTGGTGGTTGCTCTGACGACCTCAGCTATGGGGAGGCCAACATAGACCCCAGCCTCCTAGGGCTTGCGGGTGACGAGGAGAAATGCCGGAAAATCCGCAAGAAGTACCGGCAGCTCATCTGTAACATCCAGCAGAACCGTGATGACCTAGTGAACACCGTGAGCGACTCGTTAACCGAGGCGCTCGAAGAAGCCGATGTCCTGTTTGATGGAGTGAGCCGAACAAGAGAAGCCGCTCTCGATGCCCAGTTTCTTGTTCTGGCTTCTGATTTGggtaaagaaaaagcaaagcaactaAATTGCGATTTGAGCTTTTTTAACCAAGTAGCGTTTTGTGACTTTCTGTTTATATTTGTGGGTCTAAACTGGATGGAAGATGAACATGAGGAATTGAATGGCTTTGATGATAATATAGTTCTTTCCTTCTGGGACACAGTACAGAAGGAGGCATCGTCCTGGATTTTGCAAGCTGAGACATTCCACTTTATTTTTGGTTCATTCAAGTCCAAAGCTGCACCAAGGCCCCGACTTGAACACAACAAAAAAGctctcaaaatggaagaaaatggggATATGCCTACAAAGCTGAGGAAGTTGGACCTGAGTAACAatcaagaaacaacagaaaaagaagtagaaagaatcTTGGGATTGTTGCAAACTTACTTTCGGAAGTATCCTGATACTCCTGTGTCCTATTTTGAGTTTGTGATTGATCCAAACTCTTTTTCTCGTACTGTggagaatatattttatgtttctttcattATAAGGGATGGTTTTGCGAGACTGAGGCTTGACCAAGACAGGCTGCCCATATTAGAGCCAATTAATATTAACCAAGTGGGTGAGGGAAATGATCCCTGTTCTCATGGCAGGAAACAAGGAGTTATATCTTTGAGTTTACAGGACTGGAAAAATATTGTGGCAACTTTTGAAATTTCAGAGGCTATGATCACAAACTCCTACTAGGGATTTTCGTCATGTAGGATGCATTTTGTGGCTTTTCTAAAGTATCTCAAAATGGAGAGTAAAATAAAGCAGAAGCACATAACTATTTCATGTAAAGtgagaaagtattttcaaaaatgcCAGAAATTGTTTTACTgtgcagtgtatttttttttttttggtagtttataaggtTGTCATGATCttctgttattaaaaaattattcactggCATGTTtgcaggaagattttttttaaatgccctttaAGACTTTATCAATAAAAATTAGCTCTGGGATTCATAAGGGGCATTTGATAATTTaccaaaaaatcaattttatgacGCTATTTGATACTGCATTGCTTCCTCTGTTAGAGGGAACTTGTATGGGGCACCTGACAAGGTTGGGGgaagagtggggggaaaaaaatagtcaaGAAAGACTATCCATAGGACAGTGAATAAGCAATGataatatgtaaaaaaatctAGATGTCATGCTTCATTTCAAGGAGGACTCAGTACGATTAATGAGTATCCATAAGCTAAATAATTTCTCCTGTGATTAGACTTATCTACTGTAGAGACATTCTACTTTTGTTAGGTGAGGTGTCAATTAAGTGCATGCTGAGAGGTGAGTAGGGATTGGTCAAAGAAGAAAGGTATTCTAGGCAGGGGAATACGGAGGTCAAATACATGGAATTGTGAAAAATTATGGCACCAGAGATTCAtgagttgtttctttttgtttttaaactattccATTTGAAGggccccggggtggctcagtgggttgagcctctaggcctttggctcaggtcatgatcccagggtcctggaatcgagccccacatcgggctctctgctcagcggggagcctgcttcccccctctctctttgcctgctgctctgcctacttgtgatctctctctttgtcaaataaataaataaaatcttaaaaaaaataaactattccaTTTGAATGCTAAACTGGGTGACAGTTGGGTTACCTTATATATTAGTTTCCTCAGAAGTCGAAGATATTTTTGTCAGATTATTTCAAACACAAAACCAGTTCTAGTCTTTATCTACATGGTTAATTTCTTCCCTAGCCTCTGGTTTCCAAACACTGTAATCTCTGCTAGTGACCTTCAGAATCAGTGGTGTTTCATTATGTAACACCTTTGAATATTCCCAGttcaattttgtatttcttgttaGGGCTTTAAATGCCTGGAAATGATCTCTCTCTATACTGAGGTATATAATTAACTTACCTAAATGTTCTTTACTTAACCAtaaaagctcttttcttttttctttttgttgcttgcAGTTGTTTTAAGGTTATGCCAAAAATTTGGGTCTTTAAGAAAACAAGTTTGAAGGTATAGAGCATGCCTAAAtaagcttcttttctttctttttttttttcaataggcTCCATGtcctacgtggggctcgaacttaggACTCAGAGATctagagtcgcatgctctactgactgtgCAGCCAGTCAGGTGCCTGAAGGCTACTTTTCTTGATCCCTATAGGAACTTAATCTTTGATAGTAGTGGATTTTGCTATTAGGCATGATTTGGGAAATGGATAAGTATCTGTTTTGCATAGAAGTAACAATAAACCTTCCTAAGTCTAGCGTGGTATAGCGAAGGGAAGTCCAAAGACTAAATAAATGACGTCAAGATTGACAGGAGCAATCTTAATGTATGTGTGCACAAGTTTCTTAGTAATAGTTGAGGGTTTTAGCCGAAATAGATATTTCTCATAAAGTTGTTCAGTTGTTTTCTGAAGGAGccattccttcccttttttcaTGTGAAAGAATGCTAACCCTCCTGGTGTCTACCACCCTTTGATTTATTTAGCAGTCATGGGAGTATCATTTGGTCTTGCTGATCCTCACTTGAGCCTGTCTTTCCCAACCAAGTTCCTTGGGTTTTCCAGAGCTTTGCTATTAGAGGAAAATTATCTGTTAGTAGCAACAGtatcctgccccccccccttttttaaactCCTCTCCAGGTTCCTcctcggttaagtgtctgtctctttACTTAGAGTATTGGAGACTTGACTAAAACCATTAATAGAGCATATAGAGGTTTAGGGGGAAGGTAGTTTTGGGGGCCTTCTCTGAAgttgtagcttttaaaaatatatatatttttaaagattttatttatttgacagagagagacactgagagagggaacacacaagcaaggggagtgggagagggagaagcaggcttccctctgagcagggagcccaacgcggggcttgatcccaggaccctgggatcataacctgagccaaaggcagatgcttaattaacatctgagccacccaggcgccccagctttttaagatttttatttatttgagagagagagaatgagagagaacaagcagggagaaggggtagaggggggaaggagaagcagattcccttctCATGACTTCCTCATGCTTTTGCCTTTGTTTGGGGAACTCCATTACCAAGCGATTGGAATCTTGGAATCTTGGAATGGGCACTTGTTTATTTACTCAGCAATTGCTTGAGGGCTGACTGTGCAGACACTGCTCTAGGCACTGGGGGAAAAGTGGTGGACAGAAAATTGACCATCTCTCATGGGATTTATATTTCAGTGTGTGTATTGGTTTCCTtttgctactgtaacaaattaccaaactTTTAGTGGCTTTGAAACAACAGAAACGTATTCTCTGATAGCTCTAGAGGTTAAAAATCTCAAATCTGTTTATCTGGGCTGTaagtcaaggtgtcagtagggctGGTTCTGCAGAGGCTGAGggcagaatctgtttccttgcctgggTCAGTTTTTGGAGACCACCTATAATTCCTCCATTGTTAAAGATACCAGTGCAGCCTCTTAAGTCCGTCCTCGTGGTTGCTGTTGGACTGTAATGAagtctcctctgcctgccttgtaTAAGGATAAGATAATGTGTTaatggagtggggagggacaaaaggagaatGTTGTTTGGGAACGTGAGGGAGACCTAATGGAAGAACCGGGCATTGTGTTGGAGCCTTGGGATGTTGGTGAAAGAACCAAGGAGGATCCTCCTCCAGCCCCGAAGGACTACTTTGGAAAGGATGATGTGTTTGTGTacactgaataaaaataatttaaccttGCGGTTTATGTACTCTTATCAGGATTTGATGGGAAGAGGGCATTTCAAGGGAGAAATGTGGTGCAGGGAGGTGTGGGGGAATCTGCTGGACTCTGCCGGAGCCTTTGGACCCTGCAGGTTCCCTTCTTTAGGAAGGGGAGAGTTAGTAACCTAAACAGGTTTTTCCTACTAGCCACTGGGCTGATAGtcattatttcacttaaatcCTGCAGGTTGGTGAAGTACAAGGGTAtgttaacttcattttaaaaaatgaaaaagcagactCCTAGGGGTTAGGTGATCAGCCCACACCACCTAGCTTAGAGAGTGGTAGAGGACATACATTAACCCAGCTCAGTTAGCACCAGAGCTGATGTGTAATGGTAAAAACTAGTACATTTGGATAAGATTCATGTTTTGGGGGAAGGAAACATAaagattattctaattttattttattttattatttttaaagattttatttatttatttgacagagagatcacaagtagatggagaggcaggcagagagagagagagagagagggaagcaggctccctgctgagcagagagcccgatgcgggactccatcccaggaccctgggatcatgacctgagccgaaggcagcggcttaacccactgagccacccaggcacccaagattattctaattttaaagaaatctggtACACTAGAATTACTTTCTGTGTTGTGCCTTTTCAAAGGTGAGTCTGCAGCAGTGTTTTgctaggggtggggtgggggagaggcgtTCCTGAGAGAgacaaatggaagaaatggaagaatatcCAGTGTCTAAGGCTGGCAGACACCTGCAGGTGTAAGGTGTTGTGTAATTACACTTAAGtcctaaagcagtggttctcaaaagtGCGGTCTGCATTTTTCTGGGGCTTCCTGAGGCCCTAAGAGGAAGGCCTTGATGTCAGAATTATTTCTATACTACTAAGATGCTtttttgttggggcgcctgggtggctcagtggtttaagcctctgcctttggctcgagtcatgatctcggggtcctgggattgagccctgcatcgggctctctgctcagtggggagccagcatCCCGcgcccccccaccgcctgccgctctgcctctctctctctctgtcaaattaataaataaaatcttttaaaaaaagatgcttttttgTTATAATACTGCTATTATAATATTTGTTGTAATACTACTGTTATAATACGA
Proteins encoded in this window:
- the EID3 gene encoding EP300-interacting inhibitor of differentiation 3, whose protein sequence is MSDEKGSLGGGVEKGEEPVGTIAASAYSVKQADDGEEPMKVGVAVGAGGCSDDLSYGEANIDPSLLGLAGDEEKCRKIRKKYRQLICNIQQNRDDLVNTVSDSLTEALEEADVLFDGVSRTREAALDAQFLVLASDLGKEKAKQLNCDLSFFNQVAFCDFLFIFVGLNWMEDEHEELNGFDDNIVLSFWDTVQKEASSWILQAETFHFIFGSFKSKAAPRPRLEHNKKALKMEENGDMPTKLRKLDLSNNQETTEKEVERILGLLQTYFRKYPDTPVSYFEFVIDPNSFSRTVENIFYVSFIIRDGFARLRLDQDRLPILEPININQVGEGNDPCSHGRKQGVISLSLQDWKNIVATFEISEAMITNSY